One Bartonella tribocorum CIP 105476 genomic window carries:
- the dapB gene encoding 4-hydroxy-tetrahydrodipicolinate reductase, with the protein MRLTVVGANGRMGRELITAIRQRKDVELCAVLVRKNSPFVGKDASVLIGSDSLGIRITDDPENAFSSTEGIVDFSHPQASLLYADYAAQKKLVHIIGTTGFSKTEEEKIAEFAKYTTIVKSGNMSLGINLLANLVKKAAKALEADDFDIEIYEMHHANKVDAPSGTALLLGQAAAEGRNVMLQDVRINERNGYTGKREKGSIGFSCSRGGTVIGEHSVIFAGSHERIVLSHTAQERSIFANGALKAASWAKNHANGLYSMLDVLGLNDQF; encoded by the coding sequence ATGCGCCTTACAGTTGTTGGTGCAAATGGAAGAATGGGACGTGAACTCATTACAGCAATCCGGCAAAGGAAAGATGTAGAGCTTTGTGCTGTTCTTGTACGCAAAAACTCACCTTTTGTAGGAAAAGATGCCAGTGTATTAATTGGCTCAGACTCCCTTGGAATTCGCATCACAGACGATCCTGAAAATGCCTTTTCAAGCACAGAAGGTATTGTCGATTTTTCACACCCCCAAGCCAGTCTTCTTTATGCTGACTATGCTGCTCAAAAAAAACTTGTCCATATTATCGGCACCACAGGATTTAGCAAAACAGAAGAAGAAAAAATTGCAGAGTTTGCGAAATATACAACAATTGTCAAATCCGGAAATATGAGCCTTGGAATAAATCTTTTAGCCAACCTTGTAAAGAAAGCGGCCAAAGCATTAGAAGCCGATGATTTTGATATCGAAATTTATGAAATGCATCACGCGAACAAAGTTGATGCCCCTTCTGGAACCGCTCTTCTTCTTGGACAAGCAGCGGCTGAAGGTCGCAATGTTATGCTGCAAGATGTACGTATTAACGAACGCAATGGCTATACAGGGAAACGCGAAAAAGGCTCCATTGGCTTTTCTTGTTCACGGGGTGGAACGGTTATTGGCGAACACAGTGTCATTTTTGCCGGCTCCCATGAGCGCATTGTTCTTTCACATACAGCGCAAGAACGCTCTATCTTTGCCAATGGCGCATTAAAAGCAGCTTCGTGGGCAAAAAACCATGCAAATGGTCTTTATTCAATGCTCGATGTCTTGGGATTAAACGATCAATTTTAA
- a CDS encoding 2,3-bisphosphoglycerate-dependent phosphoglycerate mutase, with translation MGRTLVLIRHGQSEWNLKNLFTGWKDPDLTEKGHAEAIAAGKKLKETGVKFDIAYTSALQRAQKTAQHILEQMGQSDLEMIKSAALNERNYGDLSGLNKDEVRQQWGEEQVKMWRRSYTIAPPNGESLRDTGARIWPYYLYHIQPHILRSQTVLIAAHGNSLRALMMALEGLNGEEIISQELATGIPIIYTFNPDSTISSKTIITP, from the coding sequence ATGGGACGCACACTTGTACTCATCCGTCACGGACAAAGCGAATGGAATCTCAAAAACCTTTTTACGGGTTGGAAAGACCCTGATTTAACAGAAAAAGGGCATGCAGAAGCGATAGCAGCAGGAAAAAAACTAAAAGAAACTGGTGTGAAGTTTGATATTGCTTATACATCTGCCTTACAGCGTGCCCAAAAAACGGCTCAGCACATTTTAGAGCAAATGGGACAATCAGATTTAGAAATGATCAAAAGCGCCGCCTTGAATGAACGTAATTATGGTGATCTTTCTGGTTTAAATAAAGATGAAGTACGCCAACAATGGGGAGAAGAACAAGTGAAAATGTGGCGCCGCTCCTATACGATTGCGCCTCCTAATGGAGAAAGCCTACGCGATACCGGTGCACGCATTTGGCCTTATTATCTTTACCATATCCAGCCTCATATTTTGCGCTCTCAAACTGTTTTGATCGCAGCACATGGAAACTCTCTTCGTGCTCTTATGATGGCGCTTGAAGGTCTAAACGGCGAAGAAATTATATCTCAAGAATTAGCGACCGGTATTCCTATTATTTATACCTTTAATCCCGATTCAACCATTTCATCAAAGACAATCATCACACCTTAA
- a CDS encoding MFS transporter, translated as MNRARTLALTYGAYNAIRMLIGVYHAIFLMSMGVSLAQLALLQVVFSTTILLLDFPCAVLADKYRRKYSVIAGVFMTGIFYLLCLQAPNMTALIIAQILYAAGICIIVSAIDGWIYHSLGDKHDHFSHYAHLYHQVNSFGSIFSGIVGIGTIYYSGQYFMGYIISCLMMGFIFLVFLIVPEEKKSVIETHKTKTILQNAKETLWIFQNTVGGAWFIFLMCLFSAGIQIIYHFWQPIILSGGKIDHLNGSQMFVLMCCHIGAFSAQYFSNLLMSKYHVLDKKYKNSIKYFSFFSALMCIALYFLVHNNQTAASVIAFSLIHGFICTVPIGAKSLFFSELNQTQTQHISGVVGAVSFSGRIFSITVLSIISFLPAKVPPSYYLILPTLTFFMCGLVIMKWMKHSQKS; from the coding sequence ATGAACAGAGCACGCACTCTTGCTCTTACCTATGGTGCTTATAATGCAATACGCATGCTCATTGGTGTCTACCATGCGATTTTTTTAATGTCTATGGGGGTCAGTCTCGCGCAATTAGCCCTACTTCAGGTTGTCTTTTCAACAACTATTCTGCTGCTTGATTTTCCTTGCGCTGTTTTAGCGGACAAATATCGACGTAAATATTCCGTTATAGCTGGCGTCTTTATGACGGGAATATTTTATCTTCTCTGCCTTCAAGCGCCCAATATGACGGCGCTTATTATTGCACAAATTCTCTATGCAGCAGGCATTTGCATCATTGTCAGCGCCATTGACGGATGGATTTACCATTCTCTTGGTGATAAACACGATCACTTTTCGCATTATGCGCATCTTTATCACCAAGTTAATTCTTTCGGCAGTATTTTCAGTGGAATTGTGGGCATTGGAACGATTTATTACTCTGGGCAATATTTTATGGGATATATCATTTCATGCCTCATGATGGGATTTATTTTTTTGGTCTTCCTTATTGTTCCGGAAGAAAAGAAATCGGTGATTGAAACACACAAAACAAAGACGATCTTGCAAAATGCTAAGGAAACACTCTGGATCTTTCAAAACACTGTAGGCGGAGCATGGTTTATTTTCCTGATGTGTCTTTTTAGCGCGGGTATTCAGATTATTTATCATTTCTGGCAACCGATCATACTTTCAGGTGGAAAAATTGATCACCTCAACGGTTCACAAATGTTCGTTTTGATGTGCTGTCATATCGGAGCCTTTTCAGCGCAATATTTTTCAAATTTACTGATGTCGAAATATCATGTTCTTGATAAAAAATATAAGAATTCTATAAAGTATTTCTCTTTCTTTTCTGCGCTGATGTGCATAGCGCTCTATTTTTTAGTCCATAACAATCAAACGGCTGCCTCCGTCATTGCCTTCTCTTTAATCCATGGATTTATTTGCACTGTACCCATAGGGGCAAAAAGCTTATTTTTCTCAGAACTAAACCAAACACAAACACAACATATTTCCGGTGTTGTCGGTGCTGTATCTTTTAGCGGAAGAATATTTTCAATTACCGTATTAAGTATTATTTCTTTTCTTCCTGCAAAAGTTCCACCCTCTTATTACCTCATCTTACCAACCCTTACTTTTTTTATGTGTGGTTTGGTTATCATGAAATGGATGAAACACTCTCAAAAGTCTTGA
- a CDS encoding porin: MNIKSLFLSSTAAFLAISGAHAASTVVAEPEPVEYVRVCDAYGKGYFYIPGTETCMRLSGSVRTDFIGGGNIDATTEAELNQKRKTYSASSRLTLVFQAASETEMGTLRSYARIFSSWGNGQNKAGAQLSAAYIELGGFRVGLDDTIFNSWTGGYGNVLNDDSIAPAGTTRTNFISYTFNGDTGFSAIIGVELGNNADTLPSVAEERNLQGNYIEKDGKLIPITKDTAPSKAIKNYTPNVVLGIKFMQKWGGFSAVAAYDAYYKKWAGKVRADFNVNDRFNLWVMAGYKNGVDYYTENAAGELSRQSTTIYANWGGKWAAWAGATYKLTPKANLNAQVSYSAVKTFATSVNIAYTLVPGFVITPELTYVSWNDDRVLKDASDNEKHLLHGKSAFQGMIRLQRSF; the protein is encoded by the coding sequence ATGAATATTAAATCCCTCTTTTTAAGCTCTACAGCAGCTTTTTTAGCAATTTCTGGAGCACATGCTGCTTCAACAGTTGTTGCCGAACCTGAACCTGTCGAATATGTTCGCGTTTGTGACGCCTACGGAAAAGGATATTTCTATATCCCTGGAACAGAAACCTGCATGCGTTTGTCAGGAAGTGTTCGTACTGATTTCATCGGCGGTGGTAATATCGATGCAACCACTGAAGCTGAGCTGAACCAAAAAAGAAAAACCTATAGTGCATCATCACGGCTTACCCTTGTTTTTCAAGCCGCTTCTGAAACAGAAATGGGAACCCTTCGTTCATATGCGAGAATTTTCTCAAGCTGGGGCAATGGTCAAAATAAAGCTGGGGCACAACTTTCAGCCGCTTACATTGAACTGGGTGGTTTTCGTGTAGGTCTTGATGATACCATTTTCAACAGCTGGACTGGTGGTTATGGAAATGTTCTCAATGATGATAGCATAGCACCTGCCGGTACAACACGCACCAATTTTATTTCCTACACCTTTAATGGAGATACCGGTTTTTCTGCTATTATCGGTGTTGAATTAGGCAATAATGCAGATACTCTTCCTAGCGTAGCTGAGGAAAGAAACTTGCAAGGGAACTATATTGAGAAAGATGGGAAACTTATTCCTATCACGAAGGATACTGCTCCAAGTAAAGCAATTAAAAATTACACCCCCAATGTGGTTTTGGGTATAAAGTTTATGCAAAAATGGGGTGGGTTTTCAGCCGTTGCTGCATATGATGCTTACTACAAAAAGTGGGCTGGAAAAGTTCGTGCAGATTTCAATGTTAACGATCGTTTCAACCTATGGGTAATGGCTGGCTATAAAAATGGTGTTGATTACTACACAGAAAACGCAGCTGGTGAATTGTCACGACAAAGCACAACGATCTATGCAAACTGGGGTGGTAAATGGGCTGCTTGGGCCGGTGCTACTTACAAGCTCACGCCAAAGGCAAATTTGAATGCTCAAGTTTCTTACAGTGCTGTCAAAACCTTTGCGACGTCTGTCAATATTGCATACACGCTGGTTCCAGGTTTTGTGATTACACCTGAATTGACTTATGTTTCTTGGAATGATGACCGCGTTCTAAAGGATGCAAGTGATAATGAAAAACATTTACTCCATGGGAAAAGTGCTTTCCAAGGTATGATTCGTTTACAACGTTCATTCTAA
- a CDS encoding N-acetylmuramoyl-L-alanine amidase: MYRIDYNSYRSVKSFNRRVRFLVMHYTSLDFKASVMALTGEKVSAHYLVPDPSERTYCEAGFKDMRIFNLVDENECAWHAGVSSWAGHSHFNDASIGIEIVNLATGHSGAPEETFDLVDYRSEEVGFPPYNPIQIDAVKELALNILQRYPDIMPTDVVGHSDIAIGRKSDPGAAFPWKELYRAGIGAWYDDELKSHYQEQFSKSFPSREEVLTKLKCYGYDISAAGTEIGYKNLVRAFQLHFRQENYDGILDVETAAILYALVDKYFP; this comes from the coding sequence ATGTATCGGATTGATTACAACAGTTATCGTTCTGTCAAGAGTTTTAATCGTCGCGTTCGTTTTCTTGTTATGCATTATACGTCTCTTGATTTTAAAGCTTCGGTTATGGCACTTACGGGAGAAAAGGTTAGTGCACACTATCTTGTTCCTGATCCTTCAGAGCGGACGTATTGTGAGGCAGGATTTAAGGATATGCGTATTTTTAATCTGGTTGATGAAAATGAGTGTGCATGGCATGCGGGTGTGAGTTCATGGGCTGGGCATAGTCATTTCAATGATGCATCTATTGGGATTGAAATTGTTAATTTAGCAACAGGTCATTCTGGTGCTCCAGAAGAGACCTTTGATTTAGTGGATTATCGTAGTGAGGAGGTGGGCTTTCCTCCTTATAATCCAATACAGATTGATGCGGTTAAAGAGCTTGCATTGAATATTCTTCAGCGCTATCCTGACATTATGCCAACGGATGTCGTGGGGCATAGTGATATTGCCATTGGGAGAAAAAGTGATCCGGGAGCAGCTTTTCCGTGGAAAGAACTTTATAGGGCAGGTATAGGAGCATGGTATGACGATGAACTAAAAAGTCATTATCAAGAGCAATTCTCTAAGAGTTTTCCCTCCAGAGAGGAGGTTTTAACAAAGCTAAAATGTTATGGGTATGATATTTCAGCTGCAGGTACTGAAATAGGATACAAAAATTTGGTCCGAGCTTTTCAACTTCATTTTCGTCAAGAAAATTATGATGGGATTCTTGATGTTGAAACAGCGGCAATTCTTTATGCATTGGTTGATAAATATTTTCCGTAA
- a CDS encoding alpha/beta fold hydrolase: protein MRLPVVILSPVMPIWDGGAFCSPLTKLCATKGFQVTLLDTLSLFPKSAHFLNHSAGETLYFIKEKLEKYFKEPAVLVGFSMAGMLVQILAARLPNVQAVLAVNAPGYPDKLLQRRLGDILIHLENNDLLGALETLNGFMHPSGVVKKRIALEISQDQKSIAIERMTRGFQLLLALDARDEIVKYTGKFLALVGEKSQLATVDNQTKSQCVNHEYRIISGAGTRLWDDNPVMTNAILSEWMERL, encoded by the coding sequence TTGAGACTTCCTGTTGTTATTCTTTCTCCCGTAATGCCAATTTGGGATGGGGGTGCTTTTTGTTCTCCATTGACAAAGCTATGCGCGACAAAAGGGTTCCAAGTGACGCTACTGGATACACTCTCACTTTTTCCTAAGAGTGCTCATTTTCTCAATCATTCTGCTGGAGAAACTTTATATTTTATAAAAGAAAAATTGGAAAAATATTTTAAAGAGCCTGCAGTACTTGTGGGATTTTCTATGGCTGGCATGTTGGTACAAATATTGGCAGCACGGCTTCCTAATGTTCAAGCGGTACTTGCTGTCAATGCCCCTGGCTATCCAGATAAGCTTTTGCAACGGCGCCTTGGAGATATTTTGATTCATTTAGAAAATAATGATTTGTTAGGCGCTTTGGAAACACTCAATGGTTTTATGCATCCTTCTGGCGTTGTGAAAAAAAGAATTGCCTTGGAAATTTCACAAGATCAAAAAAGTATTGCCATTGAACGAATGACAAGAGGATTTCAACTTTTATTGGCATTGGATGCTAGAGATGAGATTGTTAAGTATACGGGGAAGTTCTTAGCGTTGGTGGGGGAAAAATCACAACTTGCAACGGTTGATAATCAAACAAAAAGCCAATGTGTCAATCATGAATATCGAATAATTTCTGGGGCGGGTACGCGTTTGTGGGATGATAATCCTGTTATGACAAATGCAATCCTTAGCGAATGGATGGAGAGATTATGA
- a CDS encoding multidrug effflux MFS transporter, producing MNRKYTLPFIILIVCLSTGGLISTDIFLPALADMRQYYQVTQSQIQSAVAVFLFALAVGQLIYGPLSDNFGRKKTLLLGLFLWLFTTIGVIYTVHIQAFLVLRFLQGLGACAGIVLSRAIINDLLDKKAAGKLYLIVFPFIGMSPALAPFIGGLLIQVFHWQATFIFLSFFISLTILLCCFVLTETLHPQKRQPFSPVGFMKGYWGVLKNKQFIFYALIPCFSYAAYFAYIVESPFLLTTLGLSPIHISYSYIGVSLPYILGNFLARWFFERESMEKTVGRGYIIFVIGGMLFALQMYLSPWPLVTSFMAIAVLTFGNGFLLPLGTALAISSHPKAAGAASGVMGSLQLGSAALSAAVIGKISGHSPRAMATLLAVCCMIGFIIYICKARHFMTSEIS from the coding sequence ATGAATCGTAAATATACTTTGCCATTTATTATACTTATTGTGTGTTTATCGACAGGGGGATTGATCTCTACCGATATTTTTTTGCCCGCACTGGCAGATATGCGTCAGTATTATCAAGTGACGCAATCTCAAATTCAGAGTGCGGTGGCCGTTTTTTTGTTTGCATTGGCCGTTGGACAGCTTATTTATGGACCGCTGAGTGATAATTTTGGGCGTAAAAAAACACTTCTATTAGGCTTATTTTTGTGGTTATTCACGACAATTGGGGTGATTTATACGGTTCATATTCAGGCTTTTCTTGTCTTACGTTTTTTGCAAGGGCTTGGAGCTTGTGCGGGGATTGTCTTAAGCCGCGCGATTATCAATGATTTGTTGGATAAAAAAGCAGCAGGAAAACTTTATTTGATTGTTTTCCCTTTTATTGGAATGTCACCAGCACTTGCACCTTTTATTGGTGGACTTTTGATCCAAGTTTTTCATTGGCAGGCAACTTTTATCTTTTTAAGCTTTTTTATATCCTTGACTATTTTGCTGTGTTGTTTTGTGCTAACCGAAACTCTTCATCCTCAAAAGAGACAGCCTTTTTCTCCAGTAGGATTTATGAAGGGATATTGGGGCGTTCTTAAAAATAAACAATTTATTTTTTATGCACTTATTCCGTGTTTTTCTTACGCTGCCTATTTTGCTTATATTGTGGAATCGCCTTTTTTACTCACGACTTTAGGTTTATCGCCTATACATATTAGTTATAGCTATATTGGTGTCTCATTGCCCTATATTTTGGGAAATTTTTTGGCGCGATGGTTTTTTGAACGCGAGTCTATGGAAAAGACGGTGGGGAGAGGGTACATTATTTTTGTGATAGGAGGCATGCTGTTTGCTTTGCAAATGTATCTAAGCCCATGGCCTCTTGTGACAAGTTTTATGGCTATTGCTGTTCTTACTTTTGGCAATGGTTTTTTATTGCCGTTAGGGACAGCGTTGGCTATTTCATCGCATCCGAAAGCTGCGGGAGCAGCTTCTGGGGTGATGGGCTCTTTGCAATTGGGAAGTGCAGCACTTAGTGCAGCGGTTATCGGAAAAATCTCTGGTCATAGTCCACGGGCTATGGCAACGTTGTTAGCAGTGTGTTGCATGATTGGTTTTATCATTTATATTTGCAAAGCACGTCATTTTATGACTTCAGAAATAAGCTGA